The sequence CGTGGGAGTCAGGCACTGACATGTTGGTTTCTGATGCGCGAGgagcagacatccatccatccattttctaacccgctgaatccgaataaagggtcacgggggtctgctggagccaatcccagccaacacagggcacaaggcaggatattCTAAAATAATCCTTCGACATCTGCTTGAACAGAGCCCGAGTGTGTTGGCCAATGCTTCAAAACATGTCCCACAAAGGACGTgttctaaatctgcatcagtacagcagtggacatgtGTTgtagttgaaaaaaataaatgaataaaacgcTTTTTCCAGGGGTAAACATAACGCTAAGGAGGCTACATTGTACGCGCAATCGTTTTGttatttatcaaattattttttaattcataaaaacAATCACATTGCATCTCACCTTTACCATGCAGTCTAAATCTGAAGTTTGCGGTTCTTCTGTTCAGTTTAAATGACCCCACAATGATGTGTTTAAAGGCATCACATCGATAACAACACTAAAAACAACTAAAAGCGACGTGAATAGACACAGAGGCCAAAACTCCAGCTTTGTCCTGTAATGGAATAAAACAGCCAAAAAACTCCTTcttaaaatgtacacaaagaaagcCAGACATGAACCCACAACTGCTTCGAACGCCATTATCTTACACTACAATATATACATGTTGACAATATGCATTACTTTCTCAAATTAAGTGTAAAAACCAGACGCTTGATGCGCGATTAAATTTACATAAATATCTTATAACGCCGGTAACACCAGCAGCGTAAAAAGAACCAGAAGGGAAAAAAGCGGTTTCTCTTAACCTGGAAGTTATACGCCCCTTCCGTggggaattaaaatatttttaactttaaaaatggaaCATGCAACGTCATTCTAAATATCTTACTGTAACAACCACATCGTAGATTTTagtagaaaattctaaagaataaaatgagtaaTAAGGAGTATTTGTGTACCGTTGACCCGGAAGTACCTCCTTCTTGTGGCTACGGGATACTGTGTTACTGTTTCATTAAATAAAGAAGACTGGGATTTTTGTAATATGAGAAACTAGCAATGACAATTCCGCTCATTTCTCCTTTCACTTTGGAAATGATCAACTAATATGCATACTACAACCTCGTGGCCTTCCGTGTAGTGGTGAAGAAAAGGCCGATTTTGGCGGTGCTGTGCGCTTTGTGGACTTAATTGCCTGCCTGCGACGGGAGTGCTACTGGACCCGAGAATCATGGCAGAACTGCACATTGTGGAGCCAAGCGGCACCCTGGACCATCCCGACCCCCGCGATCTACGAACCCCGATGCGACTGGCCTCCCCGACGCTGGTGATCTCCACACGCAGCGGCCCGCCCAGTCCCGGAGTGTCGGCTCGGGCGGGGATCGGCTTTCCGTTTCGGAGTAACCCGAGCTCCCCCTCGGAACCCTGTGAGAAGCCGGGCTCCAAGTGGGTAAGGCTGAACGTCGGCGGGACCTACTTCGTCACCACCAAGCAGACCCTGTGTCGGGAACCCAAGTCATTCCTTTACCGACTGTGCCAGGAGGACCCCGACCTGGATTCAGACAAGGTGGGTTAGGCGCCGGCTGAGCCCGTTCTTGTGTTCTGTCAGCGTGTAGACttgtacaaaatgaaaacaaagaaacacgTGCTCTACCTCACTGTGTTTTTTACGCACGAAAAATCGTTGGGCAGGAAAGTTACTTATTTTCaccacttttttctttctttatcttaaCGGACAAATGAAGTGAATACATGTTTAAACAAAATGAGACCATCCTGCCCATAATTATTATTTGGTATAAAAAAGGTACCTTGGTAGTCCTAATATTTCCACATCAATTTTTTGGGTCTATTACTTGGTACAATGTAAGTAAGAGCAGAAAGTGCAGTGATGGTTAACAATTGGCACTGATGACGTTTCCCGTTGCCAGCCTTGTGATGTCAACTCTATTTTTCATCACTACAATTGTTATTTATGGCTCAAAGTCCATCATATTATTACTTTCGATCTAACAACCATTTTAGTACAAAGTTAGATCATCAGTCTTCTACTACAGGGGTGCCCCGTTCCAGTCATGGAGTGCCACAGTAGCcacatgtttttgttctgtttttctaaATCGAAGCaactttttgctgttaattagtATGTTTTGCCTTGCTTTTTAAGACTCGGGCCCCAtaattgtttcctttttcctTCATTAGTAGCCATACAATAATGacgtctgcggtgggttggcaccctgcccaggattggttcctgccttgtgccctgtgttggctgggattggctccagcagacccccgtgaccctgtgttcggattcagcgggttagaaaatggatggatgaatggataatgaTGTACAAAACGAGctaacacatgaccagctaatctgtgtccatcatacaatatctgaaaataaagaaaggtgaaggactCCGTAATGATGATcagctcaggtccacaaaacagtTTAACTGTGCCCTTACAAAAAGACAAATCATTAGcatgtggcagaatgagaacacaAACAAGCCATAGTATTGAACAATGGGCTTTATAAGCAACACAAatgggcttctaattaagaatttGGTTGTGGAGtggaattggttggagtttgtggccctgaattagctggtcatctgttggcttccttcacatcttgtttttgtttggctgtcacataaggaaaaaaaatgaagcaattctgaggtctgagtcttaaaaacaattcaattaagacaaagagaaaagaagCCGATTAATAACCGGAATCTGTCATTGATTAAGAAAAtggcaggaaggaaaacctgccGGCAAtgaggccctccaggattggaatTGGACAGTCCCGTTatacttgatgtgtgtgtgtcccCACAAGGagtttgattggtcagtttggctttagtggcCCAGTGGTAGGAATGATGACACAGTATGTTAGGGATGCAAAGTTCAGTTCCTCATTGTgatatggttttatttttatttcttttattttacaaaaaattgaTTGACATGGGGCATTTCAACAACAGCAAAGCGAATAACATACTAAGCAACATTCAACATTAGCAGAGACCGTAGGTATTCTCAAGAATTCAAATGATGCCATTGCAATACAGTAATATCTAAATCtgggcagtgttcagaagccattaagatggctaaTAGAATATTAGGTCATGTGGCACAATAACCATATTACACCATACAGTGCAGGACAAAGACGCTTATGCTTAAGTTATTAACGCACTAGTGAAACTAGTTTTGGTCTACAGGCTACAAAAACGACAAAGCAGTGCTAGCAAAAGAAGAGGGagattccagggctgcagggtGTGAGTTTTGAGAAAAGATCCAAGGAGTTGATCCTTTTCAGTTTGAGCAAACAGTCATCacgaggtgacatgattgaagtgttaaaaattatgaaaggaattcgTTCAGTGGACTTAGTCtttcactttaaaattaattcaacaagaacattttttttttaaattttttataactTTCGTTTATGTAAGTAAAAATTCAAGTGAACAAACATTTTGtgtgtgaaattcaaatgaacaaacattttgtgtgttattttttttataggaTGAGACAGGTGCCTATCTAATTGATAGAGATCCTACTTACTTTGGTCCGATACTTAACTATCTACGTCATGGCAAACtgatcattaacaaagacctgGCAGAAGAAGGTGGGCAGCTGTCTCCTACAACAGTTTTTCCAATCATGATATTCAGTAGCTTTGAAAATGCTTAGATAACAATAAATGAGAAGTATGTATGGGCTAAGGTGCAATTTTAAATGATACCTCAAAACAAGGTCAAAAATTTGAACCAAGTAATTTATCAACCAGCAGTCTGTAATGTGGCAGATGAGTGaggtttctgttttgctgtgtgatttttatttttttggcaggTCAATTAGATTAATTACACATGAATTTACATAATATATATGTAGAAACCAGTTCCTCTGTAAGCTGACAAATCATAATCTGTTGCTGTATTTAAAATTCCCTGTTGTACCACTGCCAAcataatgaaaatgaattttaaatatttaagcaaGTTTGAATTCCTCCAGGCTTTTGGTAGAAGGGTTTTGTAAAACCTTTGCCaccttttgtattttagtttattgCTTTGCAAACTGTTTAATGACTTTTAGTTGGGCATATTATTAAGTATCTTGCAATTTTCAAAATAAGTTCAATACTACTGCTAATCTTTGTTGTCTTTTAAGCATGatgcattttgttttctcataTTTTTAGGGGTTTTGGAAGAAGCAGAATTTTACAACATAGCATCTTTAGTTCGATTAGTCAAAGAAAGAATAAGAGACAACGAGAACAGGacatcacaggtattttgctttTTAGACTGACATAAGCTGCTTATTCGTAGATGTagataaagtgtttttttccttaatattatgCTAACTAAAATACATCAGGATACCACCTATTGTTTGGGTTGTTAGCAGCCTGGCACCTGATCCTGTAAGAAACTGATACCCTTTCAGACAGCAAGAGCTTGGTATGACTTCTTTGTTGTTTGATTTCCgttctatatacatatatactgtatatgtatgtatgtatgtgtgtgtgtgtatatactcagcaaaaagaaacgtccctttttcaggactgtgtatttcaacaataatgttttaaaaatccaaataactttacagatcttcattgtaaagggtttaaacaatgttttccatgcatgttcaattaaccataatcaattaattaacatgcacctgtggaatggtcgttaagaccttaacagcttacagaaagtaggcatttaaggtcacagttctaaaacacaggacactaaagagacttgtctaccgactgtgaaagatgcccagggtccctgctcatctgcgtgaacgtgcattaggcatgctgcagggaggcatgaggactgctgatgtggctagggcaataaattgccatgtccacactgtgagacgcctaagacagcgctacagggagacaggaaggacagctgatcatcctcgcagtggaagaccacgtgtaacaacacctgcacaggatcggtacatccgaatatcacacctgcgtgacaggtacaggatggccacaacaactgcccgagtcacaccaggaacacacaatccctccatcagtgctcagactgtccgcagtaggctgagagaggctggactgagggcttgtaggcctgttgtaaggcaggtccttaccagacatcaccagcaacaacgccgcctatgggcacaaacccaccttcgctggaccagacaggagtggcaaaaagtgctcttcactgatgagtcacggttttgtctcaccaggggtgatggacggattcgtgtttatcgtcgaaggaattgagcacatctgggacctgttggatcgcagggtgagggctaaggccattccccccagaaatgtccaggaacttgcatgtgccttggtggaagagtggggtaacatctcacagcaagaacggACAAATCTGGtgcagtccatgaggaggagatgcactgcagtacttcaagcagctggtggccacaccagatactgactggtacttttgattttgagcctaccttcattcagggacacattgtgaaacatttttagtttatgtcttatggtgttgactcttttagtgttcatacaaatatttacacattaagtttactgaaagtaaaaacagttgaaagtcagaggacgtttctttttttgttgagtatatatatatatatatatgtgtgtgtgtgtgtgtatgtgtatatatatatatatatatatatatatatatatatatacacacacacacctcacccacatactagggggctgtgccccctactcacttagcttgccaacccccgggcgggcgctatgtgctagccactttgctgctcgcgtatggggaagcggatgtacaatttaaacagattattttcatgagaattgttacttatgcataatagaactattttacattagagcgagtaattaaccatagtagaacgtaataaattgaaagaaaattatgtttcatgttgcataaGATGTACATGTTGTGTTATacgtttttcattctgtttgaaattaacacgcaaatactttttaaacttacacttttattgtaaaacttcagtaaaagcaatatttggaattaacttttcatcactatcgcaatgaattttgattctgtgtttgggcttacatcgtgacaacgcaaagtttaactgtccgtgagtgaatattgattctttctctctaataaatacacagatttcttcgaatgtttgtccctgtgatttgttaattgtcatagcaaatgtttgtccctgtgatttgttaattgtcatagcaaaaactATTCTAAGGGGAAACTGTATTTAATGTTTCAATACGAATAGCATatgaagatctcctttggtgtctaatgttatccgcggaagatgtactacattaccttttttgtcGCTTGTTAAAATTTTACGTGTTAGAAttatttgaccaattttgaatacaactaatcttttcctattgcatagcccatcactcgtacataaattatgcaataacattatgatgcatccttctttcaacagtaattcggccagtggaacaccggacggtgttaacggttgtagataatctacgggatattgtaatttgatgtttacattttctgcacgatcaccaccaactgtttcagcatagtttattgatacgcatttaaccaatttgccctgtaaccaatcaacaattttcacgttaatttgtttgacttcaatGTTTCTCggtgcctgtgtactcatttcttctgttgataacccttcgggatgaaattcttcaattagatttgaacataataagtcttctcttattgggaacttaaagtgaggaaaacgtaaaaatgtataaacGCTGAGAGCGAAGGAAACTGTGTCTGatcaaagcattcacatgaatgagaggtgagaggactgtggccGTGGGCCGTTAACTGGAAATGATTTAGAGGAGGGCAGGACCCCCTCTACCAACTTggaaaaaaatctcttgccaaTAGTCTAtctagattttcttttataattatatacataCTGTCTCCctcatcatcaacaacaacaacaactctgTTTACCCTTTAGTTAAAAGCTGATATTTGGCAGAATTGTACAGCTAAAGCAGTAGGTATTCACtaaaaaaggacattttgatatatcactATTTAGGGGTTACACCCCCAATAGAAATCTGAATACCCCAAAATCttgtagggctgcaactaatgattattttggtagtcgacgaattgttcagtttattttccgattagtcacaattatttcatgcctgactattttgatgcctgcgacctgtggatGCACATTATGTTCTGGGTTCCAGTGCATGTCTTGCCTCATCTGCTCATGTCTGTCAaatgtgaatgtcaccctgatgactctgcattaacacgattaaaattaataataatcaaattaaaataaccagtgaaacatatgaatttgaaaataatcagatgtttttatattactgtGACCAtcacaacaaaaaagaaatacattaaataatacaaactaaagtgcacgtagtctttaaacaaaaaaagcacatttaacttaaacaaaaaatacattgttaaaactgaaacattttttcatattttagcaataaatggcaaaatgtagacataaactatataatgtgtaaagcctgaagtgcaaagatcaaataaacactttcacaaaaggttcaagaatgatataacagcttctgtggtgcagcggtaggaattgctgacttataatcaagagtcccccagttcgatcctgactgcctcgtatatttactgttttgagtagctgctcttattgttaatattatacaataaacacatactgtacatttgatttgcgtctgtaacagctactgtattaaatgtatagt comes from Polypterus senegalus isolate Bchr_013 chromosome 17, ASM1683550v1, whole genome shotgun sequence and encodes:
- the kctd2 gene encoding BTB/POZ domain-containing protein KCTD2, with translation MAELHIVEPSGTLDHPDPRDLRTPMRLASPTLVISTRSGPPSPGVSARAGIGFPFRSNPSSPSEPCEKPGSKWVRLNVGGTYFVTTKQTLCREPKSFLYRLCQEDPDLDSDKDETGAYLIDRDPTYFGPILNYLRHGKLIINKDLAEEGVLEEAEFYNIASLVRLVKERIRDNENRTSQGPVKHVYRVLQCQEEELTQMVSTMSDGWKFEQLISIGSSYNYGNEDQAEFLCVVSRELNNSTNGIVIEPSEKAKILQERGSRM